In the genome of Fusarium poae strain DAOMC 252244 chromosome 1, whole genome shotgun sequence, the window CAACACTTACTGACAAGCACAGTCACTGTAGCTGAAGGATTGCTCAAGGTCAGCGTTCAAATGTTTACAGACGAGACATGATATTCATTTAATTGGTAGTCGGATCCCAAACTATCGCAACGCAAGGATAATGATGGTCGATATCCTATTCACTGGGCGGCCTCTTCCAACAACTTCGAAATTGTCCAATTACTAGCCAACCAACGCAGTTTCGATGCTGACGTACAGGTAAGTTATACACTGCGACATACTCGTCGTACAGCAGAAGGCAGAGTTGACGATCAAAGGACGGAAGTGGATGGTCTCCTCTTATGATTTCAGCCAGTGTTCCCGAAAGTGAAGCTGTTCTAAAGCTTATCATCTCCAAAGATGCCGACGTCAACCTCAAGAGTAGGACCCCGATCTGTGCTCCGTATTTGATATTGCAACTAACTGTACCTCGCAGATTATACTGGCCAGGTAAAGCCTCCAAACCTTCTAGTCTAAGCCATTTTGCCAAAGATCTAATGCATGTTGAATTCGTACAGACCGCCCTTCACTTCGTCGCCTCCAAAAAGAACCTCGATATTGCTCGTATTCTGATCGACAACGGCGCATCTACTCGGGTCCGCGACCAAAGGGGCCAGTATCCTATTCATCGTGCAGCCGCTGTTGGCTCTGTGCCAATGGTGACCCTCCTTCTTAAAAACAGAAGCCCACTGAATCCTACTGACAACGAGGGTTACACTCCTCTTCATCATGCTATTGCAGAAGGTCACGGTAAGTTGAAGCCTCACTGTTACCCGCGGCATAAAGCAACTTCTCACAAAACTCTCCAGGAGATACTGCAGTCGCCCTTCTCAAGGAAGGTGCAGACTTTACCCTCAAGAACAGCGCAGACGAGCTGGCCTTGGATCTTGCTCCTGACAAAGAAGTATGTAAGAAACAAAGTATTCCAGGCTTTTCTTCCGATAATATATCAAAATCCGCATCTAACATCTTGTCAACAGGTACGCCGATATATCCTGCAAGGTGCCGAACGTGAGGGTATCGAGATGTCAGGGTAGTTAGGAATTAATGTTGGAAAACGAAGGACAAGGCAGACACTACAACCAACGCAAGTTCAAATTGCGTTCCGAAGCACCAAGAccagaaaagaagaagaaaagaaacaaaggaGTCCACCTTTTTCTCATTTCATCACTGTCCGCTCTACCAGCTCGCGATACATATCCTTGACGTCCTGAACATCGGCCTTCAGCTCCTCTACAAGCTCGCTCTTCTCACCCAACATCTCCAAAGTTGTTTGGTATCGGGAATTGATGTTCTCCACCTCTGTTTCTAATTGTGTGACTCGTGCTGTGGCTCCCTTCTGTGTTTCCAACTCCGTCATGAGATTCACAATGTCAGACCGTGCCTCGTCTCGCTGACTGCACACACGAGCCATCTCTTCCTTGGCAGCTACCTTCTCGGCCTCTAGTCGTCGAATTGCCGCACTCATTCTCTCGACAAGCTGCACCGAAGGGCCAGCGCCAACCGTTGACACTGAGATCATGTCCTGCGCCATATttcgaggagaagaaggatcgCCATCCTCGAGATCGTCGCGGTCTGGCGGTGGTGACGCTGCGCGAGGAGACTCACTAGGTGGCTCAAAGGGTGAGAAaggaggtggtggaggcATCATGGGCCCAGTTGTGGACAAAGCACTTGGCCGAGGAGGCTGACTGGACATTCTTCGGCCAAAAAAGAAGCCTTCGCCTGCACTATCAGTTTGGCTTCCAGGGGTAGGTACCCGACGGGGCTGTCTGCCTGGCACAGGGAGGCCAATGAGGTCTGAGCTGAACGTCCGGGCTACCGAAAGTAACGGAGAGTCAGGTCTGCTTTGAGACTTGGGTGTACTTATGGCAACATCATCTGCCCATTGTCTTCGTTCAGCCTCAGCGGACACCTCTCTACTGGCAGCTCGCTGAAGCTTCTCGAGGTCGCTACGGGCCTGCTCGAGTGCTGTTTCGGCACTCTTGTACTGAGTTCTGAGGGTAGTGAGTTCCTCATGGCATGCCTCAAGCTCTTGTCTAGCAGTTGCAAGAGCCGGACTGACATCTTGCAATTCATCTTCAAGACGCTTGCAGCGGCTGGCCTACGGGTTGTTAGAACCATCACTCCTCGCTGTTCGAGCCTAACTTTCAACTTACCGAGTCGCGAGCCTTCTTCCGCATTTCCGACTCTCGCCGTTGCGCCTCGTCTCTCTCCTTTTCAAGATTGGCCGTCTTTGTCAGAAGTGATGTTTCAATGCCTTGCCAGTTCTCACTAGCTGAGGCATACTGTGACTGAAGGGTTTCAATATGTCGTATCAACTTGATGTCACCTCCGGATCCTGCAGAAGCCTCCTCCGCCGCCACTCGCATGGCCTCGAGTTTACTCTCAGCTGCTCGGAGTTCTAACTTTAATTCTTCCTCGACATTGCGGCCACGCTCTACTGCCCGATCAAGCTTCTCTTGCCACTCAACTTCTGTAAGGCGTAGCCTCTCAACCAACGCCTCCTTTTCTGAACGCAATGTAGCGATGCTACTTTCAAGTTCCTTCTGCCGTTTCTTTTCAACGTCTAGAGCCTTATTCAGGGTCTCAGTATGAGCGGCCTGGGCTTGTTCGGCCTTTGTTTTAGATTCCTGTTCCAAGCGTCGATAGGCTTCCTCTCCGGCCTTCTTGTCCCTTTTAAGTGTATCAATCTCTTTTTGAAGTACGGCACTGGCCTTCCGAACCTCCTCATTCCTCTTCTCTTGATCTTCCTTGCTGGTAATTTGGCCGCGTAGGTTGTCTGCCTCAATCACGGCTTTCTCCCTGTCCTTTTTAAGCTCATTGGCCTGCTTCTCGTTTTCGGCTATTTGCAGCCGCAGCTTACGGACGGTTGTGCGGAATTTCTGCTCCGAGGTAGAAAGCTTTTGTCCTTCGTCCATTAAGAGTGCGATCTTTTCGTCCTTTTCCGCCAACTTGCGCTCGGTGCTACCCGCAGCGGCCGAATTTGCAGCCTGCTTAGCTGCATCCGCAGCATTCTTGGAAAGGTATTGTAGCTTAGCCTGCAAGGAGTCGATCTGCTCGATATATTCTTGAATTTCTCCCGAGCGGGCTTTGTCAGTTTGGTTAGGCTCTGGTTCTTTTTGTGGTGGTTCCTCGGACGCAGCGGTAGTCTGTGTCGTCTCCGTAGCTTTAGGAACATTAGGTTCATGGTCCAGAGGCTGTGGTTGCGTTTCAGTCTTGTCTATGCCTTGCTGCGCCGAAAAAGTTTGAGGCTCTGTGTCGGACTGTGGTTCTATTATAGTTGGCGACGGCGTGATTTCTTGCTTAGCATCTTGTGCGTCTTGGTTCGTATTCGGGGTATCTTTGGAGTTTGTTGGTTGCGATTCTGCGGAAGTAGAGGATGgctcgacgacgacgacaggTGTCGGCTCAGCGACCGGGTTTTCGCGTTCAGTAGACTTCGGCTCTGGCGTATCTGTACTTTGTCCCGACACAACAAGCTCGGTGCTGGCAGGCCGTTCCTTGTCTACGGAGCCGCGAGCAGTGTCAACGGAGCTACGTGGAGAAGATTGTGAAGTTCGCGATGCGATTGCTTTGGCCAGCCTGGCCTGTAGTCGATCATTGGCTCGATTCGTCTTTGGAACTGCAGCTGGAGTTGTTGCCCAAGTCAGCATGCGACAATAGCTCTGGTGTTTGAAACAAGAATTCGAAGGGAATTGACGCACCATGGGTGGTAGGTTTGGGACTCGGTGATGGGACTGGCGGTGCGGCCTTCATTCCCTGTTGCTGTTCATATTGTTGCGACGACTGTGTGGCCTGTTGTTCCTCGTCGAGTAAGTTGTCAAGACGGTTCT includes:
- a CDS encoding hypothetical protein (BUSCO:48298at5125), with translation MESEDKYPLHTAAREGRVTVAEGLLKSDPKLSQRKDNDGRYPIHWAASSNNFEIVQLLANQRSFDADVQDGSGWSPLMISASVPESEAVLKLIISKDADVNLKNYTGQTALHFVASKKNLDIARILIDNGASTRVRDQRGQYPIHRAAAVGSVPMVTLLLKNRSPLNPTDNEGYTPLHHAIAEGHGDTAVALLKEGADFTLKNSADELALDLAPDKEVRRYILQGAEREGIEMSG
- a CDS encoding hypothetical protein (BUSCO:10507at5125); this translates as MTAPGKGSRWGAFLSSAFEGVENRLDNLLDEEQQATQSSQQYEQQQGMKAAPPVPSPSPKPTTHAAVPKTNRANDRLQARLAKAIASRTSQSSPRSSVDTARGSVDKERPASTELVVSGQSTDTPEPKSTERENPVAEPTPVVVVEPSSTSAESQPTNSKDTPNTNQDAQDAKQEITPSPTIIEPQSDTEPQTFSAQQGIDKTETQPQPLDHEPNVPKATETTQTTAASEEPPQKEPEPNQTDKARSGEIQEYIEQIDSLQAKLQYLSKNAADAAKQAANSAAAGSTERKLAEKDEKIALLMDEGQKLSTSEQKFRTTVRKLRLQIAENEKQANELKKDREKAVIEADNLRGQITSKEDQEKRNEEVRKASAVLQKEIDTLKRDKKAGEEAYRRLEQESKTKAEQAQAAHTETLNKALDVEKKRQKELESSIATLRSEKEALVERLRLTEVEWQEKLDRAVERGRNVEEELKLELRAAESKLEAMRVAAEEASAGSGGDIKLIRHIETLQSQYASASENWQGIETSLLTKTANLEKERDEAQRRESEMRKKARDSASRCKRLEDELQDVSPALATARQELEACHEELTTLRTQYKSAETALEQARSDLEKLQRAASREVSAEAERRQWADDVAISTPKSQSRPDSPLLSVARTFSSDLIGLPVPGRQPRRVPTPGSQTDSAGEGFFFGRRMSSQPPRPSALSTTGPMMPPPPPFSPFEPPSESPRAASPPPDRDDLEDGDPSSPRNMAQDMISVSTVGAGPSVQLVERMSAAIRRLEAEKVAAKEEMARVCSQRDEARSDIVNLMTELETQKGATARVTQLETEVENINSRYQTTLEMLGEKSELVEELKADVQDVKDMYRELVERTVMK